From one Babylonia areolata isolate BAREFJ2019XMU chromosome 35, ASM4173473v1, whole genome shotgun sequence genomic stretch:
- the LOC143278080 gene encoding uncharacterized protein LOC143278080 yields the protein MLVRSTTPSPQAFPAEPRDDFRVPAREDPRDSAVVVDDLPEQGPGKSVYHRPHPPPPPHPPSSSSSSPPALLRRGDDLWPKNGVRRLPPSVSAWPSSAPEDSSRRTPFQYWRTEVVQAPTTMSSIITTQDQTEFSQYDETATNAAESLGGNDGDSDGNDDGDGYDDVDDTSEVTNTYQQREWEQRSETKQRAAFPNFFIHHQRTRDGTYHREISETSAYRGTPQQADAVKRWKKAESLKKTNKKKKEKKKERRTAYGLTGSENSYDVPYRETYRLQTERSGQFHHLSQQQQRQQQEQQEEEPHISPLLALPSRTNKESSLLLKPDSDTAQEGRLSQDSPDLHSNASSSSSSSSSPESKRYLVYLCEGEGERCGGWADRQRGMLSVFLLAHVTDRIFKVDMRTPCNLTNFLLPAGARAGSGGEGDWWRKEEGQEGWWEGGGGGGGEGGGVAVVNDMRHPVLPGLLQRREDFNAQFPHGTVYVQTNRDLAPLMARSPRYGPRLPTWARHPSQAARFRLGWPLLVTPAPSLARKLSALLLPLSSGTSSSSSSSSSSSRRRRRSSSSGNDSQHPASPWKDRSVVKQGTGVMGAGGGGGGGGDMSSSSSRTLPDKRSSSLQIDNNNSDKHNPFSNNNNNNNKLTGYYFSSNSPQAGSGPVVAVVAVNNNGQGDASSPSSSSSSSSSSSSSSSSTGGSRHHEPTTLNERGLADNDRLLLLSHRRHERSPGEKSDVLTHDGRRTLTGDTATGSRSSSSSSSSSSSSNSNTDHFIINTWGNHDTHNNNNNNNNNNNTAPHPARSRLLLCAHLRMGRNPDIPEDTAVRNDAASVQLTFTFLQDLLHMHNNNNNDDKDKDDAFVFIATDDPGVRMAARRQFKRKLLDHGGTIVHVDRQRAQLHACAGFETAILDQLALSRCDVLVMSRSGFSRHAAYLRQHQQQGLFLLSHGVIEPYSFE from the coding sequence ATGCTCGTGAGATCCACCACGCCTTCCCCGCAGGCTTTTCCCGCTGAGCCTCGTGACGACTTCCGCGTTCCAGCAAGGGAAGACCCCCGTGACTCTGCCGTCGTCGTCGACGATCTGCCAGAACAGGGTCCAGGGAAATCTGTGTATCATcgtcctcatccccctcctcctcctcaccctccttcttcttcttcttcttctcccccggCTCTGCTGCGCCGCGGGGACGACCTATGGCCCAAGAACGGAGTTAGAAGACTTCCACCttcagtatctgcttggccatcCTCGGCTCCTGAAGATTCTTCTCGACGAACTCCTTTCCAGTACTGGCGGACAGAAGTTGTGCAAGCTCCGACGACGATGTCGTCTATTATTACTACACAGGACCAGACCGAGTTTTCACAATACGACGAAACGGCGACGAACGCGGCAGAGTCTTTGGGTGGAAATGACGGTGAtagtgatggcaatgatgatggtgatggttatgatgatgttgatgacaccaGCGAGGTCACCAACACTTACCAGCAGCGTGAATGGGAACAGCGCAGCGAAACAAAACAACGTGCTGCATTCCCGAACTTCTTCATCCATCATCAGCGTACTAGGGACGGGACATATCATCGGGAAATCTCCGAGACCAGCGCTTACCGCGGAACACCTCAGCAAGCAGACGCTGTCAAACGCTGGAAGAAGGCAGAGTCACTGAAGAagacgaataagaagaagaaggagaagaagaaggagaggagaactGCCTATGGCTTGACAGGGTCTGAAAACAGCTATGACGTTCCGTATCGAGAGACGTACAGACTGCAAACGGAACGTTCCGGACAGTTCCATCATctctcgcaacaacaacaacgacaacagcaggaacaacaagaagaagaaccccacATCTCCCCACTGCTAGCTCTGCCATCGAGGACCAACAAGGAAAGCAGTCTGCTCCTCAAGCCTGACAGTGACACGGCCCAGGAGGGACGGCTGAGTCAGGACTCCCCTGACCTCCACAGcaacgcctcctcctcctcctcctcctcctcctccccagagTCCAAACGCTACCTGGTCTACCTGTGtgagggcgagggggagaggtgcgggggatgggcggacagacagagaggcatgcttTCCGTCTTCCTGCTGGCTCACGTGACGGACCGGATCTTCAAGGTGGACATGCGCACTCCGTGCAACCTGACCAACTTCCTGCTGCCGGCTGGGGCGAGGGCAGGGTCTGGGGGTGAAGGAGactggtggaggaaggaggaggggcaggaggggtggtgggagggtggtggtggtggtggtggtgagggagggggggtggcggtggtgaacGACATGCGACACCCGGTGCTGCCGGGGCTGCTGCAGAGACGCGAGGACTTCAACGCCCAGTTCCCGCACGGGACGGTGTACGTGCAGACCAACCGAGACCTGGCCCCCTTGATGGCCCGCAGTCCTCGCTACGGGCCCCGCCTCCCCACCTGGGCCCGCCACCCCTCCCAGGCCGCTCGCTTCCGCCTGGGCTGGCCCCTTCTggtcacccccgccccctccctcgcccGCAAGCTGTCCGCCTTGCTTCTGCCCCTGTCTTCTGGcactagcagtagcagtagcagtagcagtagcagcagcaggaggaggaggaggagcagtagtagtGGGAATGATTCCCAACATCCAGCGTCCCCTTGGAAAGACAGGTCTGTGGTGAAACAGGGAACGGGGGTgatgggtgctggtggtggtggtggtgggggtggtgacatgagtagcagcagcagcagaacgcTACCAGACAAACGCAGCAGCAGCCTGCagattgataataacaatagtgacAAACACAATcctttcagcaacaacaacaacaacaacaacaagctgacAGGTTACTACTTCTCCTCTAACTCTCCACAAGCAGGATCAGGGCcggttgtcgctgttgttgctgtcaacaACAACGGCCAGGGCGATGCGTCCTcgccctcctcgtcctcctcgtcctcctcctcctcctcctcgtcgtcgtcgtcgacaggTGGTAGCAGACACCACGAACCCACGACGCTGAACGAACGCGGACTGGCAGATAACGAccggctgttgttgctgtcacacCGCCGCCACGAAAGATCTCCGGGTGAGAAGAGCGACGTCTTGACCCACGATGGTCGGAGGACGCTCACAGGCGACACAGCAACcggcagcaggagtagtagcagtagtagtagtagtagtagcagtagtaacagtaacaCCGACCACTTTATTATCAACACGTGGGGAaaccacgacacacacaacaacaacaacaacaacaacaacaataacaacaccgcaCCGCACCCAGCACGCAGCCGCCTCCTTCTCTGCGCTCACCTCCGCATGGGACGCAACCCGGACATCCCGGAAGACACTGCAGTCAGGAACGACGCCGCCTCCGTCCAGCTGACCTTCACCTTTCTGCAGGACCTTCTccacatgcacaacaacaacaacaacgacgacaaagacaaagacgacgCTTTCGTCTTCATCGCCACCGACGACCCTGGGGTAAGGATGGCAGCCCGACGGCAGTTCAAGAGGAAGCTTCTGGATCACGGCGGGACCATCGTGCACGTGGACCGCCAGAGGGCGCAGCTGCACGCATGCGCGGGCTTTGAGACGGCCATCTTGGACCAGCTGGCGTTGAGCCGCTGTGACGTGTTGGTGATGAGTAGGAGCGGGTTCAGTCGTCACGCGGCCTATCTAcgtcagcatcagcagcaaggGTTGTTTCTTTTGAGCCACGGCGTCATTGAACCCTACAGTTTTGAATAg